One stretch of Planctomycetota bacterium DNA includes these proteins:
- a CDS encoding PAS domain S-box protein — protein sequence MIEHLESPGDKLVDYENWKAIMLNTLKYQIYIVSPEYDFIWVNKAFEEEIGLSLSELKGKKCYEVIHRANKPSEICLLYNMLKDNKFRLMETEVELNGKTSHISATPVLDGKGNLEKVIHILTDISEHKRAEESLLLSRNQMEAVAKIGITVNSTLNISEVLNYILTGALEVTGASVGMIFLKDQETGCLKWGAAHGLSEAFIQSYRDQVIKPGEGLSGRIAQTGQPIYIAENSSLDPRIARSIIKTAGFNSFIGVPVYAEDKIVAVMNVLTKPPDVLGEDKTALIKAVATQVGFAIRNARLFNERQKAEEALQRSERNLVEAQHIAHIGSYEYDVVNKRLYWSDEILHILGISRRDFKGNIDDFLSRNHPDDNELVKKAVKEAMEQRKAGDFIHRVIRADGAVRTVHERISPFFDEKGQVIRYIGAVHDITERKQAEEALKKSEEKFRMLAEKAIVGIYIIQDMKMVYINPSCVRALGYESGEAADRLGLQDIIHPDDFRLARQRVQERLEGKEGKANAIYRAVRKDGSTIDIEVYSMLTEYQGRPAVMGTVMDITERKRAEEMLKESENRFRQIAESSEEWIWEVDNKGLYTYASPVVEKILGYTPEEIVGKKHFYDLFIPDMREKLKKAAFEGFDKKMPFKEFVNPNEHKDGRIIILETNGMPILDSMGNLLGYRGADINITERRKMQEMLVESEEKYRTMVENSNDLIWALDVEGRLIFVNKRALEIGGYLMAELDKKHFSLGVHPDDLDRVKMHVGRTLKGESQTYEARVIDRHDRILVLQINAAPLYRNKQVIGTVSFARDITESKKAEEALRESEEKFRGLADQSPNMIFINSRGRVIYVNKKCEEIMGYSRKEFYSEKFDFMDIIAPDSRKLIKDNLKKHLKGKEIPPYEYKLRTKDGKEIVGIHTTKLIDIKGERAVLGIITDITEQVQSREQIRAQAVSLEQKNAALKELLEQITREKKDITDKMHTNLEKLVIPKIKRMKSKSEEGLKDQLGIIERHIKNIASSFGKKISSGQRALSTREIEICDMIRDGLKNKAIARELRLSLETVETMRKNIRRKLKIQNKEVNLKTYLQTL from the coding sequence TTGATGGAGACAGAGGTGGAATTGAACGGTAAGACGTCGCACATTTCAGCTACGCCGGTCCTGGATGGTAAGGGCAACCTGGAAAAGGTTATTCACATCCTTACGGATATAAGCGAGCATAAGCGGGCTGAAGAATCGTTACTCTTGTCCCGGAATCAAATGGAGGCCGTGGCGAAGATCGGAATCACGGTTAACTCCACTCTGAATATCAGCGAGGTATTGAACTACATCCTGACAGGTGCTCTTGAAGTTACGGGTGCATCGGTCGGCATGATATTCCTCAAGGATCAGGAGACGGGTTGCCTGAAATGGGGCGCTGCACATGGCTTGTCCGAGGCGTTTATTCAGTCCTATCGAGACCAGGTTATTAAACCCGGCGAGGGTTTAAGCGGCCGCATCGCCCAGACCGGTCAACCAATTTATATCGCGGAAAACTCCTCGCTTGACCCGAGGATTGCCCGGTCTATAATCAAGACCGCAGGATTTAACAGCTTCATCGGCGTGCCGGTTTATGCCGAGGATAAAATCGTCGCCGTGATGAATGTCCTGACCAAACCGCCGGATGTTTTGGGGGAAGATAAAACCGCCCTGATTAAGGCCGTGGCCACGCAGGTGGGCTTCGCTATTCGCAATGCCCGGCTTTTCAATGAACGCCAAAAGGCCGAAGAGGCCCTCCAACGGAGTGAGCGTAACCTGGTCGAGGCGCAGCACATCGCGCACATCGGAAGTTATGAATATGACGTGGTGAATAAACGGCTGTATTGGTCGGATGAGATTTTACACATCTTGGGTATTTCACGCCGGGATTTCAAGGGCAATATCGATGATTTCTTAAGCCGCAACCATCCAGACGATAACGAACTGGTTAAAAAAGCCGTCAAGGAAGCCATGGAACAGAGAAAGGCGGGAGATTTTATACATCGCGTCATAAGGGCTGATGGCGCTGTCCGGACGGTTCATGAACGTATCAGTCCATTTTTTGACGAAAAAGGACAGGTAATACGCTACATCGGTGCGGTCCATGATATTACTGAGCGCAAGCAGGCCGAAGAGGCCCTAAAGAAGAGCGAGGAAAAATTCAGGATGCTTGCCGAAAAAGCAATTGTGGGTATCTATATTATCCAGGACATGAAGATGGTTTACATCAATCCCAGTTGCGTCAGGGCCCTTGGGTATGAATCCGGAGAAGCCGCCGATCGACTCGGCCTGCAAGACATAATTCATCCTGATGATTTCCGGCTCGCAAGGCAACGGGTTCAGGAAAGATTGGAAGGCAAAGAGGGGAAAGCCAATGCGATCTACAGGGCAGTAAGAAAAGACGGTTCGACTATTGATATCGAGGTTTACAGTATGCTTACGGAATATCAGGGCCGGCCGGCTGTGATGGGGACCGTGATGGACATTACCGAGCGCAAACGGGCCGAAGAGATGCTGAAGGAGAGTGAAAATCGTTTTAGGCAGATAGCCGAAAGCTCCGAAGAGTGGATTTGGGAGGTCGATAATAAAGGTTTATATACCTATGCCAGCCCGGTCGTAGAAAAAATTCTCGGCTATACGCCGGAGGAAATCGTCGGGAAAAAGCATTTTTACGACCTCTTTATCCCGGATATGCGGGAAAAACTTAAGAAGGCCGCCTTTGAAGGCTTTGATAAAAAAATGCCTTTTAAAGAATTTGTCAACCCAAATGAGCATAAAGATGGGCGCATCATTATACTGGAAACAAATGGAATGCCGATTTTAGATAGTATGGGGAACTTGTTGGGTTATCGCGGTGCAGACATTAATATCACCGAGCGCAGGAAGATGCAGGAGATGCTGGTGGAATCCGAGGAAAAGTATCGGACGATGGTAGAGAATTCCAATGACTTAATATGGGCGCTTGATGTTGAAGGGCGCCTGATTTTCGTTAATAAGCGGGCGCTGGAAATCGGCGGCTATCTGATGGCGGAACTGGATAAAAAGCATTTCAGCCTGGGGGTTCACCCTGATGATTTGGACAGAGTAAAAATGCACGTTGGCAGAACGCTTAAGGGAGAATCCCAGACCTACGAGGCGCGGGTCATCGACCGCCATGACCGGATATTGGTACTTCAAATTAATGCTGCGCCCCTGTACCGGAATAAGCAGGTGATAGGGACGGTCAGTTTTGCGCGCGACATCACCGAAAGCAAGAAAGCCGAGGAGGCGCTGCGGGAGAGCGAGGAGAAGTTCAGGGGGCTGGCCGACCAGTCGCCCAACATGATTTTCATTAATAGTCGAGGGCGCGTTATTTATGTCAACAAAAAATGCGAGGAGATAATGGGCTATTCAAGAAAAGAGTTTTACTCCGAGAAATTCGATTTCATGGATATAATCGCGCCGGATTCAAGGAAGTTGATTAAAGATAATCTTAAGAAGCATTTAAAGGGCAAGGAGATACCGCCCTATGAATATAAACTCCGGACCAAGGATGGAAAAGAAATAGTCGGCATACATACCACTAAGTTAATTGATATTAAAGGGGAAAGGGCTGTTTTGGGCATAATAACCGATATCACCGAGCAGGTCCAATCACGGGAGCAAATCCGGGCCCAGGCCGTGTCCCTGGAGCAGAAAAACGCCGCCTTAAAGGAACTTCTGGAGCAGATTACCAGGGAGAAAAAGGACATTACCGACAAGATGCATACCAACCTGGAAAAACTGGTCATACCCAAGATAAAGAGGATGAAAAGCAAATCCGAAGAAGGTCTCAAAGACCAACTCGGAATTATCGAAAGGCATATCAAGAATATCGCGTCCTCGTTCGGCAAAAAGATATCCTCCGGCCAGCGGGCCCTGTCAACCCGCGAAATAGAAATCTGCGACATGATACGGGACGGGCTCAAGAATAAGGCCATTGCCCGGGAACTGCGCCTCTCCTTGGAGACGGTCGAAACCATGCGCAAGAATATCCGGCGCAAGCTGAAAATCCAGAATAAAGAGGTAAACCTCAAAACCTACCTCCAGACCCTGTAA
- a CDS encoding ATP-binding protein, whose product MNRLELKFSTSAEMTRAVFQMFSRILNSVGMDEETRTRFMLAVGEAIDNAVIHGNKFSADKFIEVECFCNLNKITFMVADQGDGFDYRKHLDTPIAEFQAPKLIEKTMKFGSPGGLGLALIRKCADEVIFTPPGNRVSFVKYI is encoded by the coding sequence ATGAACAGATTAGAGTTGAAATTCTCCACCTCGGCTGAGATGACCCGGGCCGTATTCCAGATGTTCAGCCGGATACTCAACTCGGTCGGGATGGACGAGGAAACCCGGACCAGGTTTATGCTGGCGGTCGGCGAGGCCATAGACAATGCCGTGATTCACGGCAATAAATTCTCGGCCGATAAATTCATAGAAGTGGAGTGCTTCTGCAATTTAAATAAAATAACTTTTATGGTGGCGGACCAGGGCGACGGTTTTGATTATCGCAAGCATCTGGATACCCCGATTGCTGAATTCCAGGCGCCTAAACTTATAGAAAAGACAATGAAGTTCGGTTCTCCGGGCGGGCTGGGCCTGGCCCTGATCCGAAAGTGTGCTGATGAAGTTATCTTCACCCCTCCGGGCAATCGGGTGAGTTTTGTTAAATATATCTAA